A DNA window from Hordeum vulgare subsp. vulgare chromosome 1H, MorexV3_pseudomolecules_assembly, whole genome shotgun sequence contains the following coding sequences:
- the LOC123417979 gene encoding anthocyanidin 3-O-glucosyltransferase 2-like, protein MATPTVVLLPVWGVGHLMSMLDAGKRLLARSGGALSLTVLVMQAPTEGYRSEVAGHIQREEASGLDIRFRHLPAVEPPTDHVGVEEFISRFVQLHAAHVRAAISGLTCPVAALVLDFFGTTMLDVSRELAVPAYVYFTASAAMYALFLRLPALQEEVAVEFEEMEGMVDVPGLPPVPPSSLPSPVMDKKHPNYAWFVYHGRRFMEAKGVIINTAAELETSVLAAIADGRCTCGIPAPTVYPVGPVLSLNPPAERPHECVQWLDAQPPASVVLLCFGSGGFSAAPQAHEIARGLERSGHRFLWVLRGPPAAGARQPSDADPEELLPEGFLERTKGKGMVWPTRAPQKEILAHAAVGGFVTHGGWNSTLEALWFGVPMVPWPRYAEQHLNAFTLVDYMGVALAMEVDRKRSNWVEASELERAVKALMDGDSDEGKKVRARAMEMKGACRKAVAEGGSSYSALGRLSEEMINGANA, encoded by the coding sequence ATGGCGACCCCGACCGTCGTGCTGCTGCCCGTCTGGGGCGTCGGCCACCTGATGTCCATGCTTGACGCCGGCAAGCGGCTGCTCGCCCGCAGCGGCGGCGCCCTGTCGCTCACGGTGCTCGTAATGCAGGCGCCCACGGAGGGCTACAGGTCCGAGGTCGCCGGCCACATCCAGAGGGAGGAGGCCTCCGGCCTGGACATCCGCTTCCGGCACCTCCCCGCCGTCGAGCCCCCGACGGACCACGTGGGCGTCGAGGAGTTCATCTCCCGGTTCGTGCAGCTCCATGCCGCCCATGTGAGGGCGGCCATCTCCGGCCTGACGTGCCCTGTGGCGGCGCTCGTCCTCGACTTCTTCGGCACCACGATGCTCGACGTGTCCCGCGAGCTCGCCGTGCCGGCCTACGTGTACTTCACCGCCAGCGCCGCCATGTACGCGCTCTTCCTGCGCCTGCCGGCGCtccaggaggaggtggccgtcgaGTTCGAGGAGATGGAAGGCATGGTCGACGTGCCCGGGCTGCCGCCGGTGCCGCCGTCTTCCCTCCCGTCGCCGGTGATGGACAAGAAGCACCCGAACTACGCGTGGTTCGTGTACCACGGCAGGCGCTTCATGGAAGCCAAGGGCGTCATCATCAACACGGCAGCCGAGCTGGAGACGAGCGTTCTTGCCGCCATCGCCGACGGCCGGTGCACGTGCGGGATCCCTGCCCCGACGGTCTATCCAGTAGGCCCCGTGCTCTCCCTGAACCCGCCGGCGGAGCGGCCGCACGAGTGCGTGCAGTGGCTGGACGCGCAGCCTCCGGCGTCCGTGGTGCTCCTCTGTTTCGGCAGCGGGGGGTTCTCCGCCGCGCCGCAGGCGCACGAGATAGCGCGCGGGCTGGAGCGCAGCGGGCACCGCTTCCTGTGGGTCCTCCGCGGCCCGCCGGCAGCCGGCGCCCGGCAGCCCTCGGACGCGGACCCGGAGGAGCTGCTCCCGGAGGGGTTCCTGGAGCGGACGAAGGGGAAGGGCATGGTGTGGCCGACGAGGGCGCCGCAGAAGGAGATACTGGCGCACGCCGCCGTGGGGGGCTTCGTGACGCACGGCGGCTGGAACTCGACCCTGGAGGCGCTGTGGTTCGGGGTGCCGATGGTGCCATGGCCGCGCTACGCCGAGCAGCACCTGAACGCGTTCACGCTGGTCGACTACATGGGCGTGGCCCTGGCCATGGAGGTGGACAGGAAGAGGAGCAACTGGGTCGAGGCGTCGGAGCTGGAACGGGCAGTGAAGGCGCTCATGGACGGCGACTCCGACGAGGGGAAGAAGGTGAGGGCGAGGGCCATGGAGATGAAGGGCGCGTGCAGGAAGGCCGTGGCCGAGGGAGGCTCCTCGTACTCTGCATTGGGGAGGCTCTCCGAGGAGATGATCAATGGCGCGAATGCGTAA